From a region of the Triticum aestivum cultivar Chinese Spring chromosome 7D, IWGSC CS RefSeq v2.1, whole genome shotgun sequence genome:
- the LOC123170808 gene encoding 3-ketoacyl-CoA synthase 5-like, with protein sequence MRSSVQAQPMRLKLKAVYQLIVDNFLAASCAVVLLRLGPAEIISWLRPAHLFSAAAAAAVYLMLRPRAVYLIDYACFDTSPLARVPMASFIEHTKHTPTISERSVRFMSRLLARSGLGEQTCLPEAHHCVPTHECCTLDNARAEFELVVFSAIDDLLAKTGVAPDAIGVLVLNCSLFCPTPSLVDIIVNKYNLRCDIRSVNLSGMGCSAGLISVGLANNLLQVVPRGSHALVVSTETITPNYYVGNERAMLLPNCLFRVGGVAALLSTSPANARFRLRHVVRTFTGANDDEAYRCVFQEEDDQGNVGINLSKNLMAIAGNSLQANITEIAPLVLPFSEQLLFAISFVACKVLRARVKPYIPDFSMAFKHLCIHAGGRAVIDELQTRLRLSDEQVEASRMTLHRFGNTSSSSLWYELAYVEAKGRMRKGHRVWMIGFGSGFKCNSVVWECIQPAARNTHGPWTTSIHRYPVDIPEVLSH encoded by the coding sequence ATGAGGTCGTCGGTCCAGGCCCAGCCCATGCGGCTCAAGCTCAAGGCCGTGTACCAGCTGATCGTGGACAACTTCCTCGCCGCTTCATGTGCCGTCGTCCTGCTGCGGCTCGGCCCGGCGGAGATCATCAGCTGGCTCCGACCAGCGCACCTGTTCTCTGCTGCGGCAGCAGCCGCCGTGTACCTAATGCTCCGCCCGCGCGCGGTGTACCTGATCGACTACGCCTGCTTCGACACCTCGCCGCTCGCCCGCGTCCCCATGGCCTCATTCATCGAGCACACCAAGCATACGCCCACCATCAGCGAGCGCAGCGTCCGGTTCATGTCCCGGCTGCTGGCGCGCTCGGGGCTCGGGGAGCAGACCTGCCTGCCGGAGGCGCACCACTGCGTCCCGACGCACGAGTGCTGCACCCTCGACAACGCCCGCGCCGAGTTCGAGCTCGTCGTCTTCTCGGCCATCGACGACCTGCTCGCCAAGACCGGCGTCGCCCCAGACGCGATCGGCGTGCTCGTCCTCAACTGCAGCCTCTTCTGCCCCACGCCGTCCTTGGTCGACATCATCGTGAACAAGTACAACCTGCGCTGCGACATCCGTAGCGTGAACCTCTCCGGCATGGGGTGCAGCGCGGGGCTCATCTCCGTGGGGCTCGCCAATAACCTCCTGCAGGTTGTTCCCCGGGGGTCCCACGCGCTGGTCGTCTCCACGGAgaccatcacgccgaactactacGTCGGCAACGAGCGCGCGATGCTCCTGCCAAACTGCCTGTTCCGCGTCGGCGGGGTGGCGGCGCTGCTGTCGACGTCCCCCGCGAACGCCCGGTTCCGCCTGAGGCACGTCGTGCGCACCTTCACCGGCGCGAACGACGACGAGGCTTACCGCTGCGTGTTCCAGGAGGAGGACGACCAGGGGAATGTCGGGATCAACCTCAGCAAGAACCTGATGGCCATCGCCGGGAATTCACTCCAGGCCAACATCACCGAGATCGCGCCGCTCGTCCTGCCTTTCTCCGAGCAGCTCCTCTTCGCCATCTCCTTTGTTGCATGTAAGGTGCTTCGCGCACGTGTCAAGCCCTACATCCCAGACTTCTCCATGGCATTCAAGCACTTGTGTATTCACGCGGGGGGCCGTGCGGTCATCGACGAGCTGCAGACGAGGCTCCGCCTCTCGGACGAGCAGGTGGAGGCGTCGCGGATGACGCTGCACCGGTTCGGAAACACGTCTAGTAGCTCGCTGTGGTACGAGCTGGCGTACGTGGAGGCCAAAGGACGGATGCGTAAGGGCCACCGTGTTTGGATGATCGGCTTCGGCTCAGGGTTCAAGTGCAACAGCGTGGTGTGGGAGTGCATCCAGCCTGCTGCCCGCAACACCCATGGGCCGTGGACCACGTCCATCCATAGATATCCAGTGGACATTCCCGAAGTTCTAAGCCATTAG